From the genome of bacterium:
CGCCCTGCCGCGCCTCGCGCAGATGCGCGATCGTCTGGAGTCCGACGCGCGGCGCATATCCCTGGCCGACAGGATCGAAGTCCTGAGCGGCGTCCGGGTCGTGGGCGCCTATCAGCCCGACATGCTGCTTTTGAAGGACGAATCCGGTCTGGCCGTGGCCCGCGCCGCCGCGATCGTCTGGGCGGGCGGCGCCTGGGATCGCCTCGGCGACTTCGAGAACAACGACCTGCCCGGTCTGATGGGTCCCCGCGCCCTCTACAGGCTGGCGGCGATCCAGGGCCTGCGGCTCGCCGGCGCCAGGACCGTCGTGTGCGGCCACGGTTTCGACCTGTGGCTGTCGGCAGCCCTGCTGCACGCCGTGGGCGCGCGCGTCGCCCTGGTCCCGGACACCGTCACCGGCGCCGAAGGTGAAATCCCGGCGGCTTCCCGGAGACTGGGCTGGGCCCTGCATGCCGGCCTCGAGCTGCGGCGGGCCACAGCCCGCACCGGCGCCCTCGCCACCCTGGACTTCGCCGGCGGCGGCGGTCTGACCCGGCTGCCGGCCGACCTGGCCGTGATGTGCGCCCGGGCCAAACCGGCCCACGACATACCCTATCAGCTGGGCGCGGATCTCGTGCTCGACCCGGACCGGGGCGGCTTCGTGCCCCGGGCGGCACGGACATCGGGGACGGTGGTGTCGATCGTCGGCGAAGCCGCAGGCGCCGCCCCGGAGGATCTGTGCGTGGAGGCCGTATCATGAGCAAGCGCATCCTCTGCCGCTGCGAGGACGTGACCCGTGCGGAGTTCCGCGAGGCCTACGCCGAGGGGTTCACCGAGCTGGAGTCCCTGAAGCGCTACACGGGCGTGAGCACCGGGTTCTGCCAGGGCAAGGGCTGCCTCGTCGAATCCGCGCTGGAACTCTCCTCGCTGCGGGACGTGCCGCCCGGCGACATATGCCTGACCAACATCCGGCCGCCGGTCGAGCCGGTGACCTTCGCCGAGCTGGCGCGCCTCGAGCCGCCGCCCCTGCTCGACGACCTGAAGCGCACTTCCGCCGCCGCAGGCCCGCAACGGCCAGACACCGGGGACGAGACATGATCCCCCTGCCGGCCGGCCCCGTGCCCCAACGCGCCGACGCCGTCGTCGTGGGCGGCGGCATCAACGGTCTGGCGATCTCCGTCGAGCTGGCGCGGCGCGGCCTGCGGGACATCGTGGTGCTGGAGAAGGCCTACCTCGGCAGCGGCTCCACCGGCCGGTGCGGCGGCGGCATCCGACAGGTCTGGACCACGGAGGAGAACATCCTGCTGGCCAAGGAGAGCGTCGCCTGCTACGGCAGCCTCGCGGGCGAGCTCGGCCTGCACACCTTCTTCCGCCAGGGCGGCTATCTGATGGTGACCGAGGACGCTGCGCAGCTGGAGACTTTGCGCAGCGCCGTGGCCCTGCAGAACCGCTGCGGCGTGCGCAGCGAATTCCTGCAGCCCCGGGACTGCCTGAAGCTGGTGCCCCAGCTGAACGTCAGCCGACTGGCGGGCGCGCTGTTCTGTCCCGACGACGGCACCGCCTACCCCTTCTCGGTGGTGTGGGGGTACGCGCGGGCGGCACAGCGCCTGGGCGTCAAGGTCTTCATCCGCACCGAGTTGGTCGACGTGGCGACCACCGGGGAACGCATCAGCGGCGTCCGCACCAGCCGCGGCGGCATCTCGACGCCGCTGCTGATCAACTGCGCCGGGCCCTGGGCGCGCACCCTGGCGGCCAAGGTGGGCGTGTCGCTGCCCAACCGGCAGGAGCGCCACGAGATCATGGTCAGCGAATCCTACAAGCCGTTCCTGGACCCCATGGTCATCTCCATCTCCAACGGGATCTACTTCAGCCAGAGCATGCGCGGCGAGCTCCTCGGCGGCATCGGCGATCCCGGCGAACCCCGCTGGGAGGACGCCGGCAGCTTCGACACCCGCAGCCAGCTCCGC
Proteins encoded in this window:
- a CDS encoding (2Fe-2S)-binding protein, with amino-acid sequence MMSKRILCRCEDVTRAEFREAYAEGFTELESLKRYTGVSTGFCQGKGCLVESALELSSLRDVPPGDICLTNIRPPVEPVTFAELARLEPPPLLDDLKRTSAAAGPQRPDTGDET
- a CDS encoding FAD-binding oxidoreductase, with product MIPLPAGPVPQRADAVVVGGGINGLAISVELARRGLRDIVVLEKAYLGSGSTGRCGGGIRQVWTTEENILLAKESVACYGSLAGELGLHTFFRQGGYLMVTEDAAQLETLRSAVALQNRCGVRSEFLQPRDCLKLVPQLNVSRLAGALFCPDDGTAYPFSVVWGYARAAQRLGVKVFIRTELVDVATTGERISGVRTSRGGISTPLLINCAGPWARTLAAKVGVSLPNRQERHEIMVSESYKPFLDPMVISISNGIYFSQSMRGELLGGIGDPGEPRWEDAGSFDTRSQLRFAARFARALIDSFPPAAGMRLMRQWAGLYDVTPDHRPILGGVPGLDGYHHLCGFSGHGFMLAPVAARRMARHILTGEADEIIASLSLDRFARGEIEVDAFVVG